A region from the Arthrobacter roseus genome encodes:
- a CDS encoding PhoX family protein, which yields MLGHTKGKRSAVTCALKCDNACAKAICNTTDNGYFRDIASGEYSRRKMLGVGGLGALTLVVSGPGLPAAAKGHGHGHGNWHGGPQKSKLRFSAIEPVDAKVDRFTVPRGYRWRPVIRWGDPIFHNVPDFDLNNQTPDAQAGQFGYNNDYTDILEIPGSHGRRAVLFANHEYTNEGIMFPPNMPAATVRAVGRNAHGLTVVELQRRNKNKPWDYVKGAPLNRRLLMDSPYQFTGPAAGSSLVQTKDDPAGRTIRGTLGNCAGGTTPWGTILSGEENFNGYFVTPGKSDGDRRYGLGPGATGRGWELDDPRFDTRNAGYENEANRFGYVVEVDPFDPTSTPRKHSSLGRFKHEGANVIIAEDGRAVAYSGDDERFDYLYKFVSKNKYIEGDRAHNMTLLTEGSLYVARFQGNSTAEIDGTGGLPSDGAFDGVGEWLPLLINGASAVPGMTAADVAVYTRLAADTVGPTKMDRCEDVEPNTKTGKVYVACTNNTKRGTGSNAPADEANPRTTNRSGHIVEITESGSQTSPRFTWNLLIVCGDPTTDDSTYFGGYPANQVSPISCPDNLAFDSVGNLWISTDGQPGTIGYNDGLFRVTLEGRDRGRVEQFLSVPRDGETCGPIIHDDERTVFVSVQHPGEDGSWGAHTSLFPDYVRGKACSGDAAAPRPSVIQVYRG from the coding sequence ATGCTCGGCCACACCAAGGGCAAGCGCAGCGCGGTCACCTGCGCCCTGAAGTGTGACAATGCGTGCGCCAAAGCAATCTGCAACACCACTGACAACGGCTACTTCCGCGACATCGCCTCCGGCGAGTACTCCCGGCGCAAGATGCTCGGTGTCGGCGGGCTCGGAGCGTTGACCCTCGTCGTCAGCGGTCCCGGCCTTCCCGCCGCCGCCAAGGGGCACGGTCACGGCCACGGTAACTGGCACGGTGGGCCGCAGAAGAGCAAGCTGCGTTTCAGCGCCATCGAACCGGTGGATGCGAAGGTAGACCGTTTCACGGTGCCCCGCGGATACCGGTGGCGGCCCGTGATTCGTTGGGGAGATCCGATCTTCCACAACGTCCCAGATTTTGACCTGAACAACCAGACACCCGACGCGCAGGCCGGCCAATTCGGGTACAACAACGACTACACAGATATCCTCGAGATCCCAGGATCGCACGGGCGACGCGCAGTACTCTTCGCTAACCACGAGTACACCAACGAAGGCATCATGTTCCCGCCGAACATGCCTGCCGCCACAGTTCGCGCCGTCGGACGCAACGCACACGGTCTCACCGTCGTCGAACTTCAACGCCGCAACAAGAACAAGCCGTGGGACTACGTCAAGGGGGCGCCGTTGAACCGCCGGCTGCTCATGGACAGCCCTTACCAGTTCACCGGTCCTGCTGCCGGATCCAGTCTCGTCCAGACCAAAGATGACCCGGCCGGTCGAACCATTCGTGGCACCCTTGGCAACTGCGCCGGCGGCACCACACCCTGGGGAACCATCCTTTCCGGTGAGGAGAACTTCAACGGGTACTTCGTCACGCCCGGAAAGTCCGACGGCGACCGTAGGTACGGGCTCGGCCCCGGAGCCACCGGACGCGGCTGGGAACTTGACGACCCCCGATTCGACACCCGGAACGCCGGCTACGAGAACGAAGCCAACCGCTTTGGCTACGTCGTGGAAGTAGACCCGTTCGACCCGACATCGACCCCACGCAAGCACTCCTCGCTCGGCCGATTCAAGCACGAGGGCGCGAATGTGATCATCGCCGAGGACGGCCGTGCCGTGGCCTACTCAGGAGACGACGAGCGGTTCGACTACCTCTACAAGTTCGTCTCCAAGAACAAGTACATCGAAGGCGACCGTGCCCACAACATGACGCTGCTTACCGAAGGATCGCTCTACGTGGCCCGGTTCCAGGGCAACTCGACGGCGGAGATCGACGGCACCGGGGGCTTACCCTCCGACGGGGCGTTCGACGGCGTCGGGGAGTGGTTGCCGTTGCTGATCAATGGCGCCTCCGCGGTACCGGGAATGACGGCCGCCGACGTTGCGGTCTACACGCGGTTGGCGGCGGACACCGTGGGACCAACCAAAATGGACCGCTGCGAGGACGTGGAGCCCAACACCAAAACGGGCAAGGTCTATGTGGCCTGCACCAACAACACCAAACGCGGCACCGGTTCCAACGCCCCCGCAGATGAAGCCAACCCGCGGACCACCAACAGGTCAGGGCACATCGTCGAAATCACCGAAAGTGGAAGCCAGACATCACCGCGGTTCACCTGGAACCTACTCATTGTCTGCGGCGATCCAACCACCGACGACAGCACCTATTTCGGCGGATACCCCGCCAACCAAGTCAGCCCGATTTCCTGTCCCGATAACCTCGCGTTCGATTCTGTGGGCAACCTGTGGATCTCCACTGACGGGCAGCCCGGAACCATCGGTTACAACGACGGACTGTTCCGCGTCACCCTCGAGGGACGGGACCGCGGCCGTGTGGAACAGTTCCTCTCCGTACCGCGCGACGGCGAAACCTGCGGACCGATCATCCACGACGACGAGCGGACGGTCTTCGTCTCCGTCCAACACCCGGGCGAGGACGGAAGCTGGGGCGCCCACACCTCTCTGTTCCCTGACTACGTCCGAGGGAAAGCCTGTAGCGGAGACGCCGCCGCACCCAGGCCATCCGTCATCCAGGTCTACCGCGGCTAA
- a CDS encoding ASCH domain-containing protein, translated as MSASPEYTVERFGDSQRLANELLENVLSGRKRATAELVADFIARGDQVPRIGSHWIACDGQGVPRIVIRSTELRIGSFGSADAAFASDEGEDDLSLTSWQREHRNYWKRVSAAQGREWSENDEIVFERFAVVWPPQHADSPPDCPPRSDAT; from the coding sequence GTGTCAGCGTCACCCGAATACACCGTCGAGCGCTTCGGCGACTCTCAGCGCCTGGCGAACGAACTTCTCGAGAATGTTCTCAGCGGTAGGAAACGAGCTACGGCAGAACTTGTCGCTGACTTCATTGCCCGGGGAGATCAAGTGCCCCGAATCGGATCTCATTGGATCGCATGTGACGGGCAAGGGGTGCCTCGGATCGTTATTCGAAGTACGGAACTCCGGATTGGCTCGTTTGGGAGCGCCGATGCAGCTTTCGCCTCCGACGAAGGTGAAGATGATTTAAGCCTCACAAGCTGGCAGCGCGAGCACCGCAACTACTGGAAGCGTGTCTCAGCCGCACAGGGGCGCGAATGGTCAGAGAACGACGAGATCGTCTTTGAACGCTTCGCGGTAGTGTGGCCCCCTCAACACGCCGACTCACCCCCTGATTGCCCGCCACGGAGCGACGCCACGTAG